The Fragaria vesca subsp. vesca linkage group LG2, FraVesHawaii_1.0, whole genome shotgun sequence genome includes a window with the following:
- the LOC101293554 gene encoding GDSL esterase/lipase At5g03980-like, translating to MAGAPASSLYENQDYGQRIPAMDHEQLDLFSKYLNGSSCSQDRLKRSLFIVGQIGLNDYNNGLLHGNKSFEEVKNMVLNVVQAIKDAVKWVIGYGAVKVLVPGQWPMGCLPIYLSRFPTNDTAAYDQFHCLKDWNSISDCHNYHLRNAIEELKKEYPDVTIVYADYYSAFEWILTQQEELGFAADVD from the exons ATGGCTGGGGCTCCTGCTTCTTCTTTATATGAAAATCAAGATTACGGGCAACGTATACCGGCTATGGATCATGAACAACTGGATTTGTTTTCAAAATATTTGAATGGATCATCTTGTAGTCAAG ATCGACTTAAAAGGTCTCTATTCATTGTGGGACAAATTGGACTCAATGATTACAATAATGGCTTATTACATGGAAATAAAAGTTTTGAGGAGGTAAAGAATATGGTTCTCAATGTAGTCCAAGCCATTAAGGACGCTGTTAAA TGGGTGATTGGTTACGGTGCTGTAAAAGTCCTTGTCCCAGGACAATGGCCAATGGGTTGTTTGCCAATTTACCTTTCACGTTTTCCCACTAATGACACTGCTGCTTATGATCAATTTCATTGCCTAAAGGATTGGAATAGTATTTCAGATTGTCACAATTACCATCTGAGAAACGCCATTGAAGAACTGAAGAAAGAATACCCTGATGTTACTATCGTATATGCTGATTATTATAGCGCTTTTGAATGGATACTCACTCAGCAAGAGGAGTTAG GATTTGCAGCTGATGTAGATTAA
- the LOC101291290 gene encoding inosine triphosphate pyrophosphatase-like — translation MGKMAALGARGGGLVLPKPVTFVTGNAKKLEEVRAILGNSIPFNSLKLDLPELQGEPEDISKEKARLAALQVNGPVLVEDTCLCFNALKGLPGPYIKWFLQKIGHEGLNNMLMAYEDKSAYALCAFSFAIGPDAEPIAFLGKTPGKIVPARGPNDFGWDPIFQPDGYEQTYAEMSKEEKNKISHRYRALALVKSHFAEAAYTFETN, via the exons ATGGGAAAAATGGCGGCGTTGGGAGCAAGAGGGGGCGGACTGGTGCTGCCAAAGCCGGTGACTTTCGTGACTGGAAACGCCAAGAAGCTCGAAGAAGTGCGCGCCATCTTGGGCAACTCCATACCCTTCAACTCCCTCAAGCTCGACT TACCGGAATTGCAAGGGGAGCCTGAGGACATCTCCAAAGAGAAGGCTAGGTTGGCTGCCCTTCAGGTTAATGGTCCTGTGCTTGTGGAAGACACTTGCCTCTGCTTCAATGCCCTCAAGGGTCTTCCTG GGCCTTACAT CAAGTGGTTCCTGCAGAAGATTGGACATGAAG GACTCAACAATATGTTGATGGCTTATGAGGATAAATCTGCTTATGCTTTGTGTGCTTTTTCTTTCGCCATTGGGCCTGATGCTGAGCCTATTGCATTTCTGGGTAAAACTCCG GGGAAAATAGTTCCTGCAAGGGGACCAAATGATTTTGGATGGGATCCAATTTTTCAACCTGATGGTTATGAGCAAAC CTATGCCGAGATGTCAAAGGAAGAAAAGAACAAGATTTCTCATCGCTACAGAGCTCTTGCACTAGTGAAGTCTCACTTTGCTGAAGCTGCATATACTTTTGAGACCAACTAG
- the LOC101291580 gene encoding probable pectate lyase 15-like produces the protein MAVSENKKWITACVSVLLLFCFVAAMSGRVSLDGTPILRNGGTEELQSSSNSSMAPRVNENDDGGLNKHAVENPDEIAAMVDMSIRNSTERRKLGYFSCGTGNPIDDCWRCDPNWQKNRKRLADCGIGFGRNAIGGRDGRFYVVTDPNDDDPVNPRPGTLRHAVIQDEPLWIVFKRDMVIQLKQELIMNSFKTIDGRGVNVHIANGACITIQFVTNVIVHGLHIHDCKPTGNALVRSSPSHFGWRTMADGDAISIFGSSHIWVDHNSLSNCADGLVDAVMGSTAITISNNHLTHHNEVMLLGHSDSYTRDKQMQVTIAYNHFGEGLIQRMPRCRHGYFHVVNNDYTHWEMYAIGGSADPTINSQGNRYAAPTNPFAKEVTKRVETSQTQWRGWNWRSEGDLLLNGAFFTPSGAGASAVYARASSLGAKSSAMVGTITAGAGALGCRRGRTC, from the exons ATGGCGGTTTCGGAGAATAAGAAATGGATTACGGCCTGCGTGTCGGTGCTTCTTCTGTTCTGCTTCGTCGCTGCAATGTCCGGTCGTGTCAGCCTCGACGGTACCCCTATCCTCAG GAATGGTGGAACGGAGGAGTTGCAGAGCTCGAGCAATTCATCAATGGCGCCCAG GGTGAATGAGAATGATGATGGAGGGTTGAATAAGCATGCAGTTGAGAACCCAGATGAAATTGCTGCCATGGTTGACAT GAGTATCCGCAACAGCACTGAAAGGAGAAAGCTGGGCTACTTCTCATGTGGAACTGGAAATCCCATTGATGATTGCTGGCGTTGTGATCCCAACTGGCAAAAGAACCGCAAGCGTCTTGCAGACTGTGGAATTGGTTTTGGCAGAAATGCCATTGGTGGTCGTGATGGACGCTTCTATGTTGTCACTGATCCTAATGATGATGATCCCGTTAACCCCAGACCCGGCACTCTGCGCCATGCTGTCATCCAGGATGAGCCCCTCTGGATTGTGTTCAAACGTGACATGGTGATCCAATTGAAGCAGGAGCTTATCATGAATAGCTTCAAGACCATTGATGGCCGTGGAGTCAATGTCCACATTGCTAATGGAGCATGCATTACAATCCAGTTTGTCACAAATGTTATAGTTCATGGTCTGCATATCCATGACTGCAAGCCCACAGGAAATGCTTTGGTGAGGAGCTCCCCATCTCACTTTGGATGGAGGACAATGGCTGATGGTGATGCTATCTCCATCTTCGGGTCAAGCCATATCTGGGTTGATCACAATTCCCTCTCCAATTGTGCTGATGGTCTTGTTGATGCTGTCATGGGGTCAACTGCTATTACCATCTCCAACAACCACCTTACCCACCACAATGAA GTAATGCTGTTGGGCCACAGCGATTCTTATACCAGGGACAAGCAAATGCAAGTGACTATTGCCTACAACCACTTTGGAGAGGGACTTATCCAGAGAATGCCAAG GTGCAGACATGGATATTTCCATGTGGTGAACAACGACTACACTCACTGGGAAATGTATGCCATCGGTGGAAGTGCAGACCCCACTATCAACAGCCAAGGCAACAGATATGCAGCTCCAACCAACCCCTTTGCAAAGGAG GTTACCAAGAGAGTGGAGACATCGCAAACTCAGTGGAGGGGCTGGAACTGGAGGTCAGAAGGTGATCTTCTACTCAATGGTGCCTTCTTCACTCCATCTGGAGCTGGAGCGTCAGCTGTCTATGCCAGGGCCTCAAGCTTGGGAGCCAAGTCATCGGCCATGGTGGGAACCATAACTGCTGGTGCTGGTGCACTTGGATGCCGCAGAGGACGTACCTGCTAG